In Phlebotomus papatasi isolate M1 chromosome 1, Ppap_2.1, whole genome shotgun sequence, the following proteins share a genomic window:
- the LOC129809524 gene encoding uncharacterized protein LOC129809524 isoform X2: protein MSKKKEKSFLFETVSGKNDGNSGKRMRECRGSCGFLGALKSLLRHSITTGATSVTIRIDLEYPYLQIADNGVGISKSEIGEIGKTTFLDLITAAEEVLIETMTMSMEKSTVMKFRNKVLLVPKNTEVLKAGEETFDWLQPSSPSPWVAPKAISCTIESPRHQRHSVGTTFTLTNIQLSIMEKIEQLDKKIVNFVKHFAIVHYQMSITLKNIKGNKLIFGAKKTKSITERVTSIFNLADMEFNSIVKSSNNITIEAYWGTKLYHSSAIQFVFINGQPCSNIRLLKTIKKEWKCDTKKKYPVYVLCITIRAIANGNIDKISHDSVIKDCIRECVAKSGGFKEAGYISSDDDDLQTTMKSVYCRPQFFWETKQHKKKKSSLQNKEDLEIFKLPSPREIEENHKRPCETSILDKHTKTPEKSITNLTLLPQNRSLCPLKSSSINPYLLVTWKKKQKGFGTK from the exons ATGagtaagaaaaaggaaaaaagtttTCTCTTCGAGACTGTGAGTGGTAAGAATGATGGAAATAGTGGCAAAAGGATGAGGGAATGTAGAGGAAGTTGTGGCTTCTTGGGTGCTCTGAAATCCCTG CTACGTCATAGCATCACGACAGGAGCCACATCAGTAACAATTCGTATCGATTTGGAGTATCCATATCTGCAAATTGCTGACAATGGTGTGGGCATCTCGAAGAGTGAAATCGGTGAAATTGGGAAAACAACTTTTCTCGATTTAATTACGGCCGCTGAAGAAGTTTTAATTGAAACAATGACGATGTCTATGGAAAAATCTACTGTAATGAAATTCCGCAACAAAGTTTTATTGGTGCCCAAAAACACGGAGGTACTTAAGGCTGGAGAAGAAACCTTTGACTGGCTCCAACCCTCATCACCATCTCCATGGGTGGCCCCAAAAGCAATTTCATGTACAATTGAGAGTCCACGTCATCAAAGACATTCCGTTGGGACAACTTTTACATTGACAAATATCCAATTATCAATTATGGAGAAAATTGAGCAATTGGACAAGAAAATTGTCAATTTCGTCAAACATTTTGCCATTGTTCATTATCAGATGTCCATCACCCTCAAGAACATCAAAGGCAATAAACTCATCTTCGGCGCCAAGAA GACAAAATCAATTACCGAGAGAGTCACGTCAATTTTCAATTTGGCTGATATGGAATTCAATTCGATAGTCAAATCCAGCAACAATATTACAATTGAGGCATATTGGGGAACAAAACTCTATCATTCATCAGCCATTCAGTTTGTCTTTATCAATGGGCAACCATGTTCCAATATACGTCTCTTGAAGACCATCAAGAAGGAATGGAAGTGTGATACTAAGAAGAAGTATCCTGTATATGTACTGTGCATCACAATCAGAGCCATTGCCAATGGCAATATCGACAAAATATCTCATGATTCTGTCATCAAGGATTGCATTCGAGAATGTGTGGCTAAAAGTGGGGGATTCAAGGAGGCAGGATATATATCTTCTGATGACGATGACTTGCAAACCACCATGAAATCCGTCTACTGTCGACCTCAATTCTTTTGGGAAACTAAGCAGCACAAAAAGAAAAAGTCTTCTTTGCAGAATAAGGAAGATctggaaattttcaaattgccATCACCTCGAGAAATAGAGGAAAATCACAAAAGACCCTGTGAAACATCAATTCTGGACAAGCATACCAAAACACCAGAAAAATCCATCACAAATCTCACT CTTCTTCCTCAAAATCGATCACTCTGCCCTCTCAAAAGTTCATCAATCAATCCCTATTTGTTGGTCACTTGGAAGAAGAA ACAAAAAGGCTTCGGAACGAAGTGA
- the LOC129809524 gene encoding uncharacterized protein LOC129809524 isoform X1 gives MSKKKEKSFLFETVSGKNDGNSGKRMRECRGSCGFLGALKSLLRHSITTGATSVTIRIDLEYPYLQIADNGVGISKSEIGEIGKTTFLDLITAAEEVLIETMTMSMEKSTVMKFRNKVLLVPKNTEVLKAGEETFDWLQPSSPSPWVAPKAISCTIESPRHQRHSVGTTFTLTNIQLSIMEKIEQLDKKIVNFVKHFAIVHYQMSITLKNIKGNKLIFGAKKTKSITERVTSIFNLADMEFNSIVKSSNNITIEAYWGTKLYHSSAIQFVFINGQPCSNIRLLKTIKKEWKCDTKKKYPVYVLCITIRAIANGNIDKISHDSVIKDCIRECVAKSGGFKEAGYISSDDDDLQTTMKSVYCRPQFFWETKQHKKKKSSLQNKEDLEIFKLPSPREIEENHKRPCETSILDKHTKTPEKSITNLTVSEIHPRSSRRYFISQTSSPFFPASSSKSITLPSQKFINQSLFVGHLEEETKRLRNEVNYLRNSKATIDELKKRREEDQRKIEQLTRENHKLISSQKSPRDLPFHDDGSEPKRHRLAPSHEWKHPEPQSGSSTTIHIYNYNQLTVLNGHQGPGYSGQIDNGNNSFKSQL, from the exons ATGagtaagaaaaaggaaaaaagtttTCTCTTCGAGACTGTGAGTGGTAAGAATGATGGAAATAGTGGCAAAAGGATGAGGGAATGTAGAGGAAGTTGTGGCTTCTTGGGTGCTCTGAAATCCCTG CTACGTCATAGCATCACGACAGGAGCCACATCAGTAACAATTCGTATCGATTTGGAGTATCCATATCTGCAAATTGCTGACAATGGTGTGGGCATCTCGAAGAGTGAAATCGGTGAAATTGGGAAAACAACTTTTCTCGATTTAATTACGGCCGCTGAAGAAGTTTTAATTGAAACAATGACGATGTCTATGGAAAAATCTACTGTAATGAAATTCCGCAACAAAGTTTTATTGGTGCCCAAAAACACGGAGGTACTTAAGGCTGGAGAAGAAACCTTTGACTGGCTCCAACCCTCATCACCATCTCCATGGGTGGCCCCAAAAGCAATTTCATGTACAATTGAGAGTCCACGTCATCAAAGACATTCCGTTGGGACAACTTTTACATTGACAAATATCCAATTATCAATTATGGAGAAAATTGAGCAATTGGACAAGAAAATTGTCAATTTCGTCAAACATTTTGCCATTGTTCATTATCAGATGTCCATCACCCTCAAGAACATCAAAGGCAATAAACTCATCTTCGGCGCCAAGAA GACAAAATCAATTACCGAGAGAGTCACGTCAATTTTCAATTTGGCTGATATGGAATTCAATTCGATAGTCAAATCCAGCAACAATATTACAATTGAGGCATATTGGGGAACAAAACTCTATCATTCATCAGCCATTCAGTTTGTCTTTATCAATGGGCAACCATGTTCCAATATACGTCTCTTGAAGACCATCAAGAAGGAATGGAAGTGTGATACTAAGAAGAAGTATCCTGTATATGTACTGTGCATCACAATCAGAGCCATTGCCAATGGCAATATCGACAAAATATCTCATGATTCTGTCATCAAGGATTGCATTCGAGAATGTGTGGCTAAAAGTGGGGGATTCAAGGAGGCAGGATATATATCTTCTGATGACGATGACTTGCAAACCACCATGAAATCCGTCTACTGTCGACCTCAATTCTTTTGGGAAACTAAGCAGCACAAAAAGAAAAAGTCTTCTTTGCAGAATAAGGAAGATctggaaattttcaaattgccATCACCTCGAGAAATAGAGGAAAATCACAAAAGACCCTGTGAAACATCAATTCTGGACAAGCATACCAAAACACCAGAAAAATCCATCACAAATCTCACTGTGAGTGAGATTCATCCAAGGAGTTCCAGGAGGTATTTCATATCTCAAACTTCATCACCATTTTTTCCAGCTTCTTCCTCAAAATCGATCACTCTGCCCTCTCAAAAGTTCATCAATCAATCCCTATTTGTTGGTCACTTGGAAGAAGAA ACAAAAAGGCTTCGGAACGAAGTGAACTACCTCAGAAATTCCAAAGCCACTATCGACGAGCTGAAGAAGAGACGAGAAGAGGATCAAAGGAAAATTGAACAATTAACGAGAGAAAATCATAAGTTGATCTCCAGTCAAAAGAGCCCCAGGGATTTGCCTTTTCATGATGACGGCAGTGAACCAAAAAGACACAGATTAGCACCATCTCACGAATGGAAACATCCTGAACCCCAGTCTGGCAGCTCCACCACCATCCACATTTATAATTACAATCAACTTACGGTTTTAAATGGACATCAAGGACCCGGATACAGTGGTCAAATTG ACAATGgcaataactctttcaaatcccagcTTTAA
- the LOC129809525 gene encoding uncharacterized protein LOC129809525, whose translation MEPVKSVCKCPEFVGDVLVAIASRRGITKPRFSYENGSNYGDGFIGMVTRVVIVDEDSGMEIRLICKHLKHDPNDTDTFTSMDMFKREIFIYSHVLPEIVRLQLEKNIPADEGFFSFPKCHFARFSEQNQEAALIFDDLRFEGYQMLEKRQIPDVEHVKLLMRQLGRLHAVSFALREQKPEILEQFKCLDDVLTKLMRRKVMQPLAVKNCHLTQSILTPEDDMKIREFFQRWESTMWTDISETIHGENAEPYAVINHGDCWINNLMYRHDDQDKPREISVIDWQMSRYASPVLDMIYFTFTCTNKSFRDQHLHACLNLYYDSFAELLQKLGGDASRQFPKSVLEEHLKKFMKFGMAMSTFTTPLDTKYVNGYTSEGDYVSLNESNRKHYEERMRGNINYFFSHGCTN comes from the exons ATGGAACCGGTTAAAAGCGTGTGTAAATGTCCGGAATTTGTGGGGGATGTACTTGTGGCTATTGCTAGTAGACGGGGAATTACAAAGCCACGCTTTAGCTATGAGAATGGATCAAACTATGGTGACGGATTTATTGGAATGGTAACTCGTGTGGTGATTGTTGATGAAGATAGTGGCATGGAAATACGCCTCATTTGCAAACACCTCAAGCACGATCCCAACGACACGGACACCTTCACCAGCATGGACATGTTTAAGCGTGAGATTTTCATCTATAGCCACGTGCTGCCGGAAATTGTCCGTTTGCAGCTAGAGAAGAATATCCCAGCAGATGAGGgctttttctcttttcccaaaTGCCACTTTGCCCGTTTCAGTGAGCAAAATCAGGAAGCAGCGCTCATTTTCGATGACCTCCGTTTTGAGGGCTACCAGATGTTAGAGAAGCGCCAAATTCCGGATGTTGAGCACGTAAAATTGCTAATGAGACAATTGGGACGACTCCATgcagtgtcatttgctctgcgTGAGCAGAAACCTGAGATCCTCGAGCAGTTTAAGTGTCTGGATGATGTCCTGACCAAATTAATGAGGAGAAAAGTGATGCAACCTCTAGCTGTGAAAAATTGTCACCTAACACAGTCAATACTGACTCCAGAAGATGACatg AAAATCAGGGAATTTTTCCAACGCTGGGAATCAACAATGTGGACAGATATTTCTGAAACAATCCATGGAGAAAATGCCGAACCATATGCTGTTATCAATCACGGGGATTGTTGGATAAATAACCTGATGTATCGACATGATGACCAAGATAAACCCAGAGAAATCTCAGTAATTGACTGGCAAATGTCTCGATATGCATCACCAGTTCTGGACATGATCTACTTTACCTTCACGTGCACCAATAAATCCTTCCGAGATCAACACCTTCACGCCTGCCTAAACCTCTACTACGACTCCTTCGCAGAACTTCTCCAGAAACTCGGAGGAGATGCCTCGAGACAATTTCCAAAATCAGTTCTGGAAGAGCATCtgaagaaatttatgaaattcggAATGGCTATGTCAACTTTTACCACTCCCCTGGACACCAAATACGTCAATGGATACACGTCTGAAGGAGATTATGTTTCTCTCAATGAAAGCAACAGGAAACATTATGAAGAAAGAATGCGCGGAAATATCAATTACTTCTTCAGCCATGGCTGCACgaactag
- the LOC129809526 gene encoding G-patch domain and KOW motifs-containing protein, whose amino-acid sequence MDGKKISFGFSKIVKKPQLNSVPKKEEEKIELIECLEGQEIKVSGKTSPTVSAPLVIPLKNGTSPLERLIEKKKPQEKEEGSTEVSSEINKEETLDQRAAREIIESLRKAEEASEEKVFAVPLKADDLPLDGASESTLDDYDSVPIQQFGLAMLRGMGWKEEEHKKKENIDETIVCRPKGLGLGADKVVKSTKPQNSSSVSKEELKIKKDAHVKILGGKFAEMYGQVEGMDEETGRINVKLALGGRESISEYLIEPVTEKEFLQNRKVINVAKYEEYKKRQDNPEKSRSSHQNSSRKERESHRRRSSSEEDRRRSSKSKSRRHRRDSSGSESDGRIHRHSSSRRDRDYRDSRKSSHSKSRHRDRH is encoded by the exons ATGGACGGGAAGAAAATCTCCTTTGGATTcagtaaaattgtgaaaaaaccACAACTCAACAGTGTTCCGAagaaggaagaagaaaaaatagaaCTTATTGAGTGTCTGGAGGGACAGGAAATTAAAGTATCAGG CAAAACTAGCCCCACAGTAAGTGCCCCTTTGGTCATTCCGCTGAAGAATGGTACATCTCCTCTGGAGAGGCTCATTGAGAAGAAGAAACCACAGGAGAAAGAGGAGGGATCTACAGAAGTTTCCAGTGAGATAAATAAAGAGGAGACCTTGGACCAGAGGGCTGCACGTGAGATCATTGAGAGCCTCCGGAAGGCGGAAGAGGCTTCGGAAGAGAAAGTTTTTGCAGTACCTCTGAAAGCTGATGACCTACCGCTCGATGGGGCTTCCGAGTCCACATTGGATGACTATGACAGTGTCCCTATTCAGCAGTTTGGTTTAGCGATGCTTCGTGGTATGGGCTGGAAAGAGGAGGAGCACAAGAAGAAGGAAAACATCGACGAGACAATTGTTTGCCGACCGAAGGGATTGGGATTGGGAGCTGACAAAGTGGTGAAATCCACGAAGCCCCAAAACTCTTCTTCAGTGAGCAAGGAAGAGCTGAAGATCAAGAAAGATGCACATGTAAAGATCCTTGGCGGGAAGTTTGCAGAAATGTACGGCCAAGTTGAAGGGATGGATGAGGAAACTGGGAGGATAAATGTTAAATTGGCTCTCGGTGGGAGGGAATCTATCAGCGAATACCTCATTGAGCCAGTGACTGAGAAGGAGTTCTTGCAAAATCGGAAAGTTATCA ATGTGGCAAAGTATGAAGAGTACAAAAAGAGACAGGATAATCCAGAAAAGAGCAGATCATCTCATCAGAATTCTTCGAGGAAGGAAAGGGAATCTCACAGGAGAAGAAGTAGCAGCGAAGAAGATCGTCGGAGGTCGTCAAAGTCCAAGAGTAGGAGACATCGAAGAGATTCTTCGGGGTCAGAGTCAGATGGCAGAATTCACAGGCATTCTAGTAGCCGTCGGGATCGAGATTACCGTGATAGCAGGAAATCTTCTCATTCAAAGAGCCGGCATCGCGATAGACATTGA